The Raphanus sativus cultivar WK10039 unplaced genomic scaffold, ASM80110v3 Scaffold3244, whole genome shotgun sequence genome includes the window ACGTTTCAGCTAAATTCTATTTCCTAATAGAAAAAGGTGCAGAAGAAACTAATTTGTCAAattcaaattgtttttatcaTGTCTACGTATAACGTGACAACGAAGAATTGACTAGCAAACAAATCGAACATAAACAAAGAAactattgttttaaaaatgtttataatattccgaaaaaataacataaaacgATAATGGTTGGAGAGAAGGGAGCAGTTCACTTTTTTGTCATATCATCAATTGCTTTGTCAAGTCTCTTTCAGTAATCCGACAAAACTATATAGATAAAAAGAAATCTAACATTTAATGGAGAAAATCTAACAATTTTTCCATTTTCTTAGCTATATCCCATGATCATGTGGAGGTAGAGGGTGCGAAATAGGAGGAGCAACTTTAGAGCCATTAGCCACGGGTGCACCAATGAAAGAGTAGCTCGAGTCAGGCGGTGGACGGCCACCGCAACCGCTATTGATTAGGGTTTGGTGATGTGTACCATTGTTGTGCAAATAGTAGTCGTTGGTGTAACGGAGAGGAAACGATGACGGCCGCAGAGGAGAATGTGGTGGATATATATAAGGTTGCACaaatggtggtggtggcggGGGAAGAAGAGAGGAGGGGAAGAATAATCTTGGTGGATACATCATTGGTTTGAATGGTGTTATTAGGTCTCCAACGTGCACATCTCCTTGATGATAACTATgtagaatatatattaacaaaatatagaTTTGAATGATATTTATAGTAAGGACTAATTAAGGAAAATGACTAATGAAAAGAGAAAAACTAAAAGCACCTAAATGACGAAGGTCCTTGCTGAGGAGGAAAGGTATCATTGCGAAGAACAAGTTCACGAGCTTTGTTAAGTGACTCCGTCTCCCTCTCTAATGTCACCGTACCATAATgaacaaaatacaaaatttaagttTATGTATGCAAACAcagacacacacacatatacacaTAACATTCTATAGAATAATAGGATCTTGCCTTGGCGGTGGCGGTTCATGTGGCCACCGAGAGCTTGAGATTTGAAAAACTTGAGTGAACAAAATCTACATTCGTACTCTTTTTCATCTTTGCTTTGCTTCTCTATAAACCCTTACAATCATTGACATCTAATGATTAGAGAtgaatttctttattttcataatataggAGTTCAAGTAAATAAAAGGAAATGAAGAGTAGAATAGTGTGTAccagaagaagaggaagaggagcctTCTTCGAAGAATGGGAAAAAGTCTCTAGATGGATCATCTGGTAAGTTATTGAGATCTAAAGCGTTACTATCTCTCCTGCAAAATTTGACAAGATTCAAGAGATTCAATATAAATTTAGCAATAGCGGTAgctaaagaggaggaagacACCTACATGAGTACTGCAAAGACAGAAGAGAAGAAACTAAGGATAAAGATTAAGAGTGTGAAGAATGGAGATACTAGAGAAGATTAAGAGTGTGAAGAATGGAGATACTAGAGAAGCTTTGTGAGTGttatttttatcagtttatCTCACTAGAAATGAGAAAATGAGCATGGAACTCAAAGTGAATTGCTTTGTGACTTCAAGAGGACTATAGTTTGAAGGGACGTTATGGGTGAAGGTATACCCCTTTATATACTGCTCATACgtatattatatttacatataacgACAAGTCCAGTCTAGTCCATATTGTTCTGTGTTCTCGTTCTGCCTCCTCTATATGTTGAAAAGACGTAACAAAGAAACGTAAGAAAAGCCCTAAAATATAGAGGTTAGGCCGGGCCACT containing:
- the LOC108843441 gene encoding zinc finger protein JAGGED-like, with amino-acid sequence MDKQIRRDSNALDLNNLPDDPSRDFFPFFEEGSSSSSSGFIEKQSKDEKEYECRFCSLKFFKSQALGGHMNRHRQERETESLNKARELVLRNDTFPPQQGPSSFSYHQGDVHVGDLITPFKPMMYPPRLFFPSSLLPPPPPPFVQPYIYPPHSPLRPSSFPLRYTNDYYLHNNGTHHQTLINSGCGGRPPPDSSYSFIGAPVANGSKVAPPISHPLPPHDHGI